The proteins below come from a single Pseudochaenichthys georgianus chromosome 14, fPseGeo1.2, whole genome shotgun sequence genomic window:
- the emsy gene encoding BRCA2-interacting transcriptional repressor EMSY isoform X4, whose product MIQLEKPVLTGTMPVVWPTILDLGRDECKRILRKLELEAYAGVISALRAQGDLTKDKKDLLGELTKILGISTERHRAEVRRAVNDERLTTIAYHMSGPNSSSEWSIEGRRLVPLMPRLVPQTAFTVTANAVASASANQNASFLMPAETGNKEVVVCYSYTSTTGTSTSAIASSGAIGAAVKSPRPPSPSSNVVVLPSGSTVYVKSVSCSDEEEKPRKRRRTNSSSSSPVMLKEVSKMSPPVSKSITVPVSGSPKMSNIMQSIANSLPPHLSPVKITFTKPTIQTTNTTTQKVIIVTTSPSSNFVPNILSKSHAHNAALSKLVSTTMLTAPSQKQTVVFPASAHASSSNVAVTTVSTCTPSVVMSTTCASSGGVKVTSTRLPSPKTMLGSPAQILAQFPKQHSPKPLQQGSSLGVCSVTQTSSSSPGCKPTIQIKQESGVKIITQQVQPSKILPKPSSVALSSSSSSPIMVVSSNGAIMTTKLVTQSTATQATYTRPTVNPSLGARISASSGGTTYVKTTSGSIITVVPKSLATLGGKIISSNMVSGTTTKITTIPMSSKPNVIVVQKTTGKGATIQGLPGKNVVTTLLNAGVSPKLENFTSYIKGLQAVQGSKPAIITASRPITKMIVTQPKGLGAGSQGSTTKIIPTKIVYGQQGKTQVLIKPKPVFQTAMVSEQTRQLVTEALQQVSRAAELSQNQIQNQIQNQIQNQIQIQEGSAKDESGETSHSSAQDPLPVVHMVSSREHDWTEQEISVESSPTIIYQEVSAAEAQSATSTIKALLELQQTSVKEKAEAKPRQHTIDLSQMAVPLQLVPEKKPSPESPRPSSSSEAEPSAEHSIAGKVISRALISSEDDNVVMSSSQMPTRPYKISHVTVVTKPAGPVSSAAMASHLVHLPSDSSGKTDSVLEVGELEGDTLDPQTGLFYRSSQPASDPTKQTLHLAATQLLSGQITSISTSTQPPPQLQSKPQILQPSSSSAFPSTLTLTKKLPKLREQIQPKLLTPSPKDRPLTAPAFASGVKVVIQGTPIKTLVTPQLPKLQQAPTSLHRPLHTPMSHPPPLQAHHPVSTEKTSSSQQPIITQSATVTKITFGGSHLSSPVFSSAEAAAKLIPESSSVRPSGEKPSVSDILKISMMEAEIDPSVEPMVVDSSSDCGPLGKNQAVTMDSGPFISSSGAHHSLSKGPKFSCMPGLTVQRSKEDMEVIEVIPQYSILPDSSQSNVVVEPSGFLEITNYTSQQLEEDSPMEQEVDSSNDEATAASPPNQP is encoded by the exons ATGATTCAGCTGGAGAAGCCGGTGCTGACTGGGACCATGCCGGTGGTGTGGCCCACCATCCTGGACCTGGGCAGGGACGAGTGCAAGAGAATTCTCCGTAAACTCG AGCTGGAGGCGTATGCCGGGGTGATCAGCGCCCTGCGAGCCCAGGGAGACCTGACCAAGGACAAGAAGGATCTGCTGGGAGAACTCACTAAAATCCTCGG TATCTCCACAGAGCGCCATCGTGCAGAAGTCCGCAGAGCTGTCAACGATGAGCGCCTCACCACCATCGCATATCA CATGTCGGGTCCTAACAGCTCGTCTGAGTGGTCGATCGAAGGACGTCGCCTCGTTCCCCTGATGCCGCGGCTCGTCCCACAGACAGCCTTTACCGTGACCGCTAACGCAGTAGCCAGCGCCTCAGCCAATCAGAACGCCTCCTTTCTGATGCCAGCGGAAACAGGAAACAAAGAAG TGGTCGTATGTTACTCCTACACGAGCACCACGGGCACCTCCACCAGCGCCATAGCGAGCAGCGGAGCCATCGGAGCGGCGGTGAAATCTCCCAGACCcccgagcccctcctccaacgtgGTGGTGCTGCCCAGCGGGAGCACGGTCTACGTCAAGA GTGTGAGTTGTTCGGACGAAGAAGAGAAGCCTCGAAAGCGCCGGCGGACCAACTCGTCCAGCTCGTCTCCGGTGATGCTGAAGGAAGTGTCCAAAATGTCCCCCCCGGTGTCCAAGAGCATCACGGTGCCGGTGAGCGGCAGCCCCAAGATGAGCAACATCATGCAGAGCATCGCCAACTCGCTGCCCCCCCACCTGTCCCCCGTCAAGATCACCTTCACCAAGCCCACCATCCAGACCACCAACACCACCACGCAGAAG GTGATCATCGTGACGACTTCTCCCAGCTCCAACTTCGTGCCCAACATCCTGTCCAAGTCTCACGCTCACAACGCCGCTCTCTCCAAGCTGGTGTCCACCACCATGCTGACGGCGCCCTCGCAGAAACAGACGGTGGTGTTTCCAGCCAGCGCACACGCCTCCTCCAGCAACGTGGCCGTGACCACCGTGAGCACCTGCACGCCCTCCGTGGTGATGTCAACAACAT GTGCCTCTTCAGGCGGAGTGAAGGTGACCTCCACTCGACTCCCCTCCCCCAAGACGATGTTGGGCTCCCCGGCTCAGATCCTGGCTCAGTTCCCCAAGCAGCATTCCCCCAAGCCGCTGCAGCAGGGCTCCTCTCTGGGGGTCTGCAGCGTCACGCAGACCTCCAGCTCCTCGCCGGGCTGCAAGCCCACCATCCAGATCAAGCAGGAGTCCG GTGTGAAGATCATCACCCAGCAGGTGCAGCCCAGTAAGATCCTCCCCAAGCCGTCCTCCGTGGCTCTGTCCAGCAGCAGCTCCTCCCCCATCATGGTCGTCAGTAGCAACGGCGCCATCATGACCACCAAACTGGTCACTCAGTCCACAG cgacCCAGGCCACCTACACGCGGCCCACGGTGAACCCCAGCCTCGGAGCCCGGATCTCGGCCTCCAGCGGCGGGACGACCTACGTGAAGACGACCAGCGGCAGCATCATCACCGTGGTTCCCAAATCCCTGGCAACGCTGGGCGGGAAGATCATCAGCAGCAACATGGTCTCCG GCACGACGACTAAGATCACCACCATCCCGATGTCCTCCAAGCCGAACGTCATCGTGGTTCAGAAAACGACGGGAAAAGGAGCGACGATCCAGGGACTGCCGGGGAAGAACGTGGTCACCACACTGCTCAATGCTGGG GTGTCGCCAAAGTTAGAAAACTTCACATCCTACATTAAG GGTCTTCAGGCGGTTCAGGGATCAAAACCAGCAATCATCACGGCCTCCAGACCCATCACCAAGATGATCGTCACGCAGCCCAAAGGCCTCGGCGCCGGCTCGCAGGGCAGCACCACCAAGATCATCCCGACCAAGATCGTGTACGGGCAGCAGGGCAAGACCCAG GTCCTCATCAAACCGAAGCCGGTGTTCCAGACGGCGATGGTGAGCGAGCAGACGAGGCAGCTGGTGACCGAGGCGCTGCAGCAGGTGAGCCGCGCCGCCGAGCTGAGCCAGAACCAGATCCAGAACCAGATCCAGAATCAGATCCAGAATCAGATCCAGATCCAGGAAGGGTCAGCGAAGGACGAGTCCGGAGAGACGTCGCACAGCAGCGCTCAAG ATCCTCTGCCTGTAGTGCACATGGTTTCCTCCAGAGAGCACGACTGGACGGAGCAGGAGATCTCCGTGGAGTCCAGCCCAACCATCATCTACCAGGAGGTTTCCGCTGCGGAGGCTCAGTCTGCAACCTCCACCATCAAAGCCCTGCTGGAGCTGCAGCAGACctcag TGAAAGAAAAGGCAGAGGCCAAACCTCGTCAGCACACCATCGATCTGAGTCAGATGGCCGTTCCCCTCCAGCTGGTTCCGGAGAAGAAGCCAAGCCCCGAGTCCCCGAGACCCTCGTCCTCCTCCGAGGCTGAACCCAGCGCAGAGCACAGCATCGCAG GGAAAGTGATCAGCAGAGCGTTGATCTCCTCGGAGGACGACAACGTGGTGATGTCGTCCAGCCAGATGCCAACCAGGCCTTACAAAATCAGCCATGTTACCGTGGTGACCAAACCGGCTGGTCCCGTGTCGTCCGCGGCGATGGCGTCACACCTCGTGCACTTG CCCTCTGACAGCAGCGGTAAAACAGACAGTGTGTTGGAGGTGGGGGAGCTGGAGGGCGACACCCTGGACCCCCAAACCGGCTTATTTTATCGCTCCAGCCAACCAGCTTCAGACCCAACAAAACAAACCCTCCATCTTGCAGCAACTCAGCTTCTTTCGGGCCAAATTACCTCAATTTCCACCTCCACCCAACCACCGCCACAACTCCAAAGCAAACCTCAAATCCTCCAgccttcctcttcctccgccTTCCCCTCCACCCTCACTCTGACTAAGAAACTCCCCAAACTACGGGAGCAGATTCAGCCCAAACTTTTGACCCCGAGCCCCAAAGACAGACCCCTAACTGCACCAGCATTTGCCTCAGGAGTGAAAGTCGTGATTCAAGGAACGCCAATCAAAACCCTGGTGACGCCACAGCTCCCAAAACTCCAACAGGCGCCAACGTCCCTCCACAGACCCCTGCACACCCCCATGTCTCACCCTCCCCCCCTGCAGGCGCATCACCCCGTCAGCACCGAGAAGACCTCCTCCAGCCAG CAGCCAATCATCACTCAGAGCGCGACCGTCACTAAGATCACGTTCGGAGGCTCCCATCTCTCCTCACCGGTGTTCAGCAGTGCCGAAGCCGCCGCAAAACTAATCCCAGAGTCCAGCTCCGTGCGGCCGTCTGGAGAGAAGCCCTCGGTGTCGGACATCTTGAAAATCTCCATGATGGAGGCGGAGATCGACCCTAGCGTGGAGCCCATGGTGGTGGATTCCTCCAGTGACTGTGGCCCTCTGGGTAAAAACCAGGCGGTGACGATGGATTCGGGTCCGTTTATCAGCAGCTCTGGGGCCCATCACTCTCTCTCAAAGGGCCCGAAGTTCAGCTGCATGCCGGGCCTCACAGTGCAGAGGAGCAAGGAGGACATGGAGGTCATCGAG GTGATTCCTCAGTACTCCATCCTGCCCGACTCCAGCCAGTCCAACGTGGTGGTGGAGCCCAGCGGCTTCCTGGAGATCACCAACTACACCAGCCAGCAGCTGGAGGAGGACAGCCCCATGGAGCAGGAGGTGGACAGCAGCAACGACGAGGCGACCGCCGCAAGCCCCCCCAACCAACCGTAG
- the emsy gene encoding BRCA2-interacting transcriptional repressor EMSY isoform X1 encodes MIQLEKPVLTGTMPVVWPTILDLGRDECKRILRKLELEAYAGVISALRAQGDLTKDKKDLLGELTKILGISTERHRAEVRRAVNDERLTTIAYHMSGPNSSSEWSIEGRRLVPLMPRLVPQTAFTVTANAVASASANQNASFLMPAETGNKEVVVCYSYTSTTGTSTSAIASSGAIGAAVKSPRPPSPSSNVVVLPSGSTVYVKSVSCSDEEEKPRKRRRTNSSSSSPVMLKEVSKMSPPVSKSITVPVSGSPKMSNIMQSIANSLPPHLSPVKITFTKPTIQTTNTTTQKVIIVTTSPSSNFVPNILSKSHAHNAALSKLVSTTMLTAPSQKQTVVFPASAHASSSNVAVTTVSTCTPSVVMSTTCASSGGVKVTSTRLPSPKTMLGSPAQILAQFPKQHSPKPLQQGSSLGVCSVTQTSSSSPGCKPTIQIKQESGVKIITQQVQPSKILPKPSSVALSSSSSSPIMVVSSNGAIMTTKLVTQSTATQATYTRPTVNPSLGARISASSGGTTYVKTTSGSIITVVPKSLATLGGKIISSNMVSGTTTKITTIPMSSKPNVIVVQKTTGKGATIQGLPGKNVVTTLLNAGVSPKLENFTSYIKGLQAVQGSKPAIITASRPITKMIVTQPKGLGAGSQGSTTKIIPTKIVYGQQGKTQVSLQVLIKPKPVFQTAMVSEQTRQLVTEALQQVSRAAELSQNQIQNQIQNQIQNQIQIQEGSAKDESGETSHSSAQDPLPVVHMVSSREHDWTEQEISVESSPTIIYQEVSAAEAQSATSTIKALLELQQTSVKEKAEAKPRQHTIDLSQMAVPLQLVPEKKPSPESPRPSSSSEAEPSAEHSIAGKVISRALISSEDDNVVMSSSQMPTRPYKISHVTVVTKPAGPVSSAAMASHLVHLPSDSSGKTDSVLEVGELEGDTLDPQTGLFYRSSQPASDPTKQTLHLAATQLLSGQITSISTSTQPPPQLQSKPQILQPSSSSAFPSTLTLTKKLPKLREQIQPKLLTPSPKDRPLTAPAFASGVKVVIQGTPIKTLVTPQLPKLQQAPTSLHRPLHTPMSHPPPLQAHHPVSTEKTSSSQQPIITQSATVTKITFGGSHLSSPVFSSAEAAAKLIPESSSVRPSGEKPSVSDILKISMMEAEIDPSVEPMVVDSSSDCGPLGKNQAVTMDSGPFISSSGAHHSLSKGPKFSCMPGLTVQRSKEDMEVIEVIPQYSILPDSSQSNVVVEPSGFLEITNYTSQQLEEDSPMEQEVDSSNDEATAASPPNQP; translated from the exons ATGATTCAGCTGGAGAAGCCGGTGCTGACTGGGACCATGCCGGTGGTGTGGCCCACCATCCTGGACCTGGGCAGGGACGAGTGCAAGAGAATTCTCCGTAAACTCG AGCTGGAGGCGTATGCCGGGGTGATCAGCGCCCTGCGAGCCCAGGGAGACCTGACCAAGGACAAGAAGGATCTGCTGGGAGAACTCACTAAAATCCTCGG TATCTCCACAGAGCGCCATCGTGCAGAAGTCCGCAGAGCTGTCAACGATGAGCGCCTCACCACCATCGCATATCA CATGTCGGGTCCTAACAGCTCGTCTGAGTGGTCGATCGAAGGACGTCGCCTCGTTCCCCTGATGCCGCGGCTCGTCCCACAGACAGCCTTTACCGTGACCGCTAACGCAGTAGCCAGCGCCTCAGCCAATCAGAACGCCTCCTTTCTGATGCCAGCGGAAACAGGAAACAAAGAAG TGGTCGTATGTTACTCCTACACGAGCACCACGGGCACCTCCACCAGCGCCATAGCGAGCAGCGGAGCCATCGGAGCGGCGGTGAAATCTCCCAGACCcccgagcccctcctccaacgtgGTGGTGCTGCCCAGCGGGAGCACGGTCTACGTCAAGA GTGTGAGTTGTTCGGACGAAGAAGAGAAGCCTCGAAAGCGCCGGCGGACCAACTCGTCCAGCTCGTCTCCGGTGATGCTGAAGGAAGTGTCCAAAATGTCCCCCCCGGTGTCCAAGAGCATCACGGTGCCGGTGAGCGGCAGCCCCAAGATGAGCAACATCATGCAGAGCATCGCCAACTCGCTGCCCCCCCACCTGTCCCCCGTCAAGATCACCTTCACCAAGCCCACCATCCAGACCACCAACACCACCACGCAGAAG GTGATCATCGTGACGACTTCTCCCAGCTCCAACTTCGTGCCCAACATCCTGTCCAAGTCTCACGCTCACAACGCCGCTCTCTCCAAGCTGGTGTCCACCACCATGCTGACGGCGCCCTCGCAGAAACAGACGGTGGTGTTTCCAGCCAGCGCACACGCCTCCTCCAGCAACGTGGCCGTGACCACCGTGAGCACCTGCACGCCCTCCGTGGTGATGTCAACAACAT GTGCCTCTTCAGGCGGAGTGAAGGTGACCTCCACTCGACTCCCCTCCCCCAAGACGATGTTGGGCTCCCCGGCTCAGATCCTGGCTCAGTTCCCCAAGCAGCATTCCCCCAAGCCGCTGCAGCAGGGCTCCTCTCTGGGGGTCTGCAGCGTCACGCAGACCTCCAGCTCCTCGCCGGGCTGCAAGCCCACCATCCAGATCAAGCAGGAGTCCG GTGTGAAGATCATCACCCAGCAGGTGCAGCCCAGTAAGATCCTCCCCAAGCCGTCCTCCGTGGCTCTGTCCAGCAGCAGCTCCTCCCCCATCATGGTCGTCAGTAGCAACGGCGCCATCATGACCACCAAACTGGTCACTCAGTCCACAG cgacCCAGGCCACCTACACGCGGCCCACGGTGAACCCCAGCCTCGGAGCCCGGATCTCGGCCTCCAGCGGCGGGACGACCTACGTGAAGACGACCAGCGGCAGCATCATCACCGTGGTTCCCAAATCCCTGGCAACGCTGGGCGGGAAGATCATCAGCAGCAACATGGTCTCCG GCACGACGACTAAGATCACCACCATCCCGATGTCCTCCAAGCCGAACGTCATCGTGGTTCAGAAAACGACGGGAAAAGGAGCGACGATCCAGGGACTGCCGGGGAAGAACGTGGTCACCACACTGCTCAATGCTGGG GTGTCGCCAAAGTTAGAAAACTTCACATCCTACATTAAG GGTCTTCAGGCGGTTCAGGGATCAAAACCAGCAATCATCACGGCCTCCAGACCCATCACCAAGATGATCGTCACGCAGCCCAAAGGCCTCGGCGCCGGCTCGCAGGGCAGCACCACCAAGATCATCCCGACCAAGATCGTGTACGGGCAGCAGGGCAAGACCCA GGTTTCCCTCCAGGTCCTCATCAAACCGAAGCCGGTGTTCCAGACGGCGATGGTGAGCGAGCAGACGAGGCAGCTGGTGACCGAGGCGCTGCAGCAGGTGAGCCGCGCCGCCGAGCTGAGCCAGAACCAGATCCAGAACCAGATCCAGAATCAGATCCAGAATCAGATCCAGATCCAGGAAGGGTCAGCGAAGGACGAGTCCGGAGAGACGTCGCACAGCAGCGCTCAAG ATCCTCTGCCTGTAGTGCACATGGTTTCCTCCAGAGAGCACGACTGGACGGAGCAGGAGATCTCCGTGGAGTCCAGCCCAACCATCATCTACCAGGAGGTTTCCGCTGCGGAGGCTCAGTCTGCAACCTCCACCATCAAAGCCCTGCTGGAGCTGCAGCAGACctcag TGAAAGAAAAGGCAGAGGCCAAACCTCGTCAGCACACCATCGATCTGAGTCAGATGGCCGTTCCCCTCCAGCTGGTTCCGGAGAAGAAGCCAAGCCCCGAGTCCCCGAGACCCTCGTCCTCCTCCGAGGCTGAACCCAGCGCAGAGCACAGCATCGCAG GGAAAGTGATCAGCAGAGCGTTGATCTCCTCGGAGGACGACAACGTGGTGATGTCGTCCAGCCAGATGCCAACCAGGCCTTACAAAATCAGCCATGTTACCGTGGTGACCAAACCGGCTGGTCCCGTGTCGTCCGCGGCGATGGCGTCACACCTCGTGCACTTG CCCTCTGACAGCAGCGGTAAAACAGACAGTGTGTTGGAGGTGGGGGAGCTGGAGGGCGACACCCTGGACCCCCAAACCGGCTTATTTTATCGCTCCAGCCAACCAGCTTCAGACCCAACAAAACAAACCCTCCATCTTGCAGCAACTCAGCTTCTTTCGGGCCAAATTACCTCAATTTCCACCTCCACCCAACCACCGCCACAACTCCAAAGCAAACCTCAAATCCTCCAgccttcctcttcctccgccTTCCCCTCCACCCTCACTCTGACTAAGAAACTCCCCAAACTACGGGAGCAGATTCAGCCCAAACTTTTGACCCCGAGCCCCAAAGACAGACCCCTAACTGCACCAGCATTTGCCTCAGGAGTGAAAGTCGTGATTCAAGGAACGCCAATCAAAACCCTGGTGACGCCACAGCTCCCAAAACTCCAACAGGCGCCAACGTCCCTCCACAGACCCCTGCACACCCCCATGTCTCACCCTCCCCCCCTGCAGGCGCATCACCCCGTCAGCACCGAGAAGACCTCCTCCAGCCAG CAGCCAATCATCACTCAGAGCGCGACCGTCACTAAGATCACGTTCGGAGGCTCCCATCTCTCCTCACCGGTGTTCAGCAGTGCCGAAGCCGCCGCAAAACTAATCCCAGAGTCCAGCTCCGTGCGGCCGTCTGGAGAGAAGCCCTCGGTGTCGGACATCTTGAAAATCTCCATGATGGAGGCGGAGATCGACCCTAGCGTGGAGCCCATGGTGGTGGATTCCTCCAGTGACTGTGGCCCTCTGGGTAAAAACCAGGCGGTGACGATGGATTCGGGTCCGTTTATCAGCAGCTCTGGGGCCCATCACTCTCTCTCAAAGGGCCCGAAGTTCAGCTGCATGCCGGGCCTCACAGTGCAGAGGAGCAAGGAGGACATGGAGGTCATCGAG GTGATTCCTCAGTACTCCATCCTGCCCGACTCCAGCCAGTCCAACGTGGTGGTGGAGCCCAGCGGCTTCCTGGAGATCACCAACTACACCAGCCAGCAGCTGGAGGAGGACAGCCCCATGGAGCAGGAGGTGGACAGCAGCAACGACGAGGCGACCGCCGCAAGCCCCCCCAACCAACCGTAG